One Kineococcus aurantiacus genomic window carries:
- a CDS encoding HNH endonuclease: MSAALHEEAEVTGYRRAYCSACQRVKAAEDFHHEQANRNGLSGRCKDCTRLKYEGTKEAYQRRRYRYQAGPGGRVLPFTAQQQEERFSLWEGRCWKCGIAEATEADHVKPISKGGWHCLANLRPICHSCNARKRETWPLAGEWLAANFIHPNPAPGSDRLNRRPREPRMEHTCPQCGKTQLLRACEARIKKYCSRACMKTAKQGGRLTLICEHCREEFEVRDQTWARERRFCSRSCAYQGNRRRQA, translated from the coding sequence GTGAGTGCTGCGCTCCACGAGGAGGCGGAGGTCACTGGCTACCGACGCGCCTACTGCTCTGCGTGCCAGCGGGTGAAGGCGGCCGAAGACTTCCATCACGAACAGGCCAACCGCAACGGGCTGTCAGGGCGGTGCAAGGACTGCACGCGGCTCAAGTACGAAGGGACCAAGGAGGCGTATCAGCGACGGCGCTACCGCTACCAGGCTGGCCCCGGTGGCCGGGTCCTGCCCTTCACCGCCCAGCAGCAGGAGGAACGATTCTCCCTGTGGGAAGGCCGGTGCTGGAAGTGCGGCATCGCCGAGGCCACCGAAGCCGACCACGTCAAGCCGATCAGCAAAGGCGGCTGGCACTGCCTGGCAAACCTGCGGCCCATCTGCCACAGCTGCAACGCCCGCAAACGCGAGACCTGGCCGCTAGCCGGCGAGTGGCTAGCGGCCAACTTCATCCACCCGAACCCGGCACCGGGATCCGATCGCCTGAACCGGCGGCCTCGCGAACCCCGGATGGAGCACACCTGCCCACAGTGCGGTAAAACTCAACTGCTTCGCGCCTGCGAGGCACGAATCAAGAAATACTGCTCCCGCGCGTGCATGAAGACAGCGAAGCAGGGTGGCCGACTGACCCTGATTTGCGAGCACTGCCGGGAGGAGTTCGAGGTTCGCGATCAGACGTGGGCACGAGAACGACGATTCTGCTCTCGATCGTGCGCCTATCAAGGGAACCGTCGCAGGCAGGCGTAA